The stretch of DNA CGCGCCCTGCCCCTGCGAATACATCAGGCCGAGGATCGCCTGCGCGTACGGGAAGCCCTGGTCCGCCGCCTTCCGGAACCACTTCATCGCCTCGGCATAGTCCTGCGGAACGCCCAGGCCATGGTAATACATGTTGCCGAGGTTGAGCTCCGCGTGAGCGAGCCCCTGGTCCGCCGCCTTCCGGAACCACTTCACCGCCTCGCCGTCGTCCTGCGGCACCTCCTGCCCGTGCTTGTACATCATCCCCAGGTTGTTCTGCCCCTCCGCATGCCCCCGCTCCGCCGCCATCCGGTAATACTTCAGCGCCTCGGCGTGGTCCTGGTCGAAGACGATGCCGCTGTAGTACATGAGGCCGAGGTTGTTCATGGAGTCCGCGTTCCCCTGCTCCGCGGCCTTCCGGTACCATTTCGCCGCCGAGAAGAGGTCCTGCTGCATGCCCACCGCGTTGTAGTTCATGACGCCGAGG from Thermodesulfobacteriota bacterium encodes:
- a CDS encoding SEL1-like repeat protein, with protein sequence MGSPYEEAMEAYRRGDYKAALDLVKPPAAQGSAEAQYLLGRMYEKGQGAAKNVREAARWYEEAADQGHAAAQHCLGVMNYNAVGMQQDLFSAAKWYRKAAEQGNADSMNNLGLMYYSGIVFDQDHAEALKYYRMAAERGHAEGQNNLGMMYKHGQEVPQDDGEAVKWFRKAADQGLAHAELNLGNMYYHGLGVPQDYAEAMKWFRKAADQGFPYAQAILGLMYSQGQGAARDDVQAYLWFELAASRLPPKGQLTREKAEANRDRVAAGMTPEQIAEAQKLAKEWAPTKKSTED